One window from the genome of Blastocatellia bacterium encodes:
- a CDS encoding AbrB/MazE/SpoVT family DNA-binding domain-containing protein produces MNLSKISQRRQITIPKDIFEDMNFHEGDYVEIIRANDDELILKRKKIIDIAKQKTQLVFPQVPSYEERMRLLKLLEANATDDSQDIDLDFIRASRTSKDSTISFDE; encoded by the coding sequence ATGAATCTTTCCAAAATAAGCCAACGCCGTCAAATTACAATCCCAAAAGATATTTTTGAAGATATGAATTTTCATGAAGGTGATTATGTAGAAATAATTCGCGCTAATGATGATGAATTAATACTTAAAAGAAAAAAAATTATTGATATAGCCAAACAAAAAACTCAACTTGTTTTTCCTCAAGTTCCTTCTTATGAAGAGAGAATGCGTTTACTCAAGTTATTAGAAGCTAATGCAACTGATGATAGCCAAGATATAGATTTAGATTTTATTAGAGCTTCCCGCACTAGTAAAGATTCTACTATTTCTTTTGATGAGTAA
- a CDS encoding VTT domain-containing protein has product MDFNDLIQLFHKLRDVEYLVTTGGLLVLIIIIFSETGLLAGFFLPGDSLLVTTGIFVALGRLDANIWTVLITLSIAAVLGDATGYAIGRKAGQTLYSRPDSMFFKKAHLMKAKSFYDKYGGKTIVLARFVPIIRTFAPTVAGAAEMPYRKFATYNIFGGIGWIFSMTLLGYFLGKAFPEITKRIETVIIVVVFISILPAVIEYLRERAALKKAQAQGEVQTEKN; this is encoded by the coding sequence ATGGATTTTAATGACTTAATACAGTTATTTCACAAACTGCGGGATGTGGAATATCTAGTTACTACGGGTGGTTTACTTGTTTTAATTATTATTATTTTTAGCGAAACAGGACTTTTAGCAGGGTTTTTCTTGCCTGGTGACTCTTTACTAGTTACTACAGGGATTTTTGTTGCTCTAGGTCGTTTAGATGCAAATATTTGGACAGTATTAATTACTTTGTCTATTGCTGCTGTGCTTGGGGATGCAACCGGCTATGCAATAGGTCGCAAAGCCGGCCAGACGCTTTATTCGCGGCCAGATTCAATGTTTTTTAAGAAAGCGCATTTAATGAAGGCTAAAAGTTTTTATGATAAGTACGGTGGTAAGACCATTGTGCTAGCTCGTTTTGTGCCAATTATTCGGACATTTGCGCCTACTGTAGCAGGTGCGGCAGAAATGCCTTATAGAAAATTTGCTACTTATAATATTTTTGGTGGAATTGGCTGGATTTTTAGTATGACCCTACTAGGTTATTTTCTAGGAAAAGCTTTTCCAGAAATTACTAAAAGAATTGAAACTGTAATTATTGTTGTAGTTTTTATTTCTATTTTGCCAGCAGTTATTGAATATTTACGCGAACGTGCTGCATTAAAAAAAGCCCAAGCTCAAGGTGAAGTTCAAACAGAGAAAAATTAA
- a CDS encoding site-specific DNA-methyltransferase has translation MLKLNKPKAPRNRTIELTINEKEFYKKQLCLLSSKTTVDKIINQIINQNSFIAMDYLPENSVDLLFLDPPYNLSKTFNSNSFKECSTNEYIEWFESWFVKLLKVLKSTASVYICGDWRSSAAIFFVAEKYLKMRNRITWEREKGRGAKANWKNCSEDIWFCTVSDKYTFNVDDVKMKRKVIAPYKIEGKPKDWQESEEGNYRLTHPSNLWTDLSVPYWSMPENTDHPTQKPEKLLAKIILASSNLNDLVLDPFLGSGTTAVVAKKLGRNFIGIELDETYSCLAQKRLELAEINNSIQGYKDGVFWERNTFSKQKT, from the coding sequence ATGTTAAAGCTAAATAAACCAAAAGCCCCAAGAAATAGGACTATTGAGCTAACTATTAATGAAAAAGAATTTTATAAAAAACAACTTTGTTTGCTCTCAAGTAAAACTACTGTTGATAAAATAATTAATCAAATAATTAATCAAAATAGTTTTATTGCAATGGATTACTTGCCTGAAAATTCTGTTGATTTGCTATTTTTGGATCCCCCTTATAATTTAAGTAAAACTTTTAATAGCAATTCATTTAAGGAATGTTCTACCAATGAATATATAGAATGGTTTGAAAGCTGGTTTGTTAAGCTGCTTAAAGTTCTTAAATCTACTGCCTCGGTTTATATATGTGGTGATTGGCGTTCAAGTGCTGCAATTTTCTTTGTTGCAGAAAAATACTTAAAAATGCGTAATCGTATTACTTGGGAACGTGAAAAGGGACGAGGAGCAAAGGCTAATTGGAAAAACTGCTCGGAAGATATTTGGTTTTGTACTGTTTCAGACAAATACACTTTTAATGTTGATGATGTAAAAATGAAAAGAAAAGTAATTGCCCCATACAAAATAGAAGGTAAGCCTAAAGATTGGCAAGAAAGCGAAGAAGGAAATTACAGGTTAACTCATCCTTCAAACCTTTGGACAGATTTATCCGTCCCCTATTGGTCAATGCCAGAAAATACTGATCACCCAACACAAAAGCCTGAAAAACTGCTAGCTAAAATAATTCTGGCTAGCTCTAATCTAAATGACTTAGTTTTAGACCCATTTCTAGGCTCTGGCACAACTGCTGTTGTAGCAAAAAAGCTTGGACGTAATTTTATAGGCATTGAACTAGATGAAACTTATAGTTGTTTAGCTCAAAAACGTTTAGAGCTTGCAGAAATAAATAACTCCATCCAAGGCTACAAGGATGGAGTTTTTTGGGAAAGAAACACTTTTTCAAAGCAAAAAACTTAG
- a CDS encoding alpha/beta hydrolase, with the protein MLIRKTQDLLRDILIFSDSVSLRPWKNITAVFGETNTWHCNAPRSEYKILKKDNFRQLSRLGSYLKDALIPRLQFKEPKSIYIKCDDSAQTANKEAWFFVNGVATNEKVAKWNGKRLRDLFKRPITVLFNPTNGLGMDLIECIFDRTLEWTSEPAKYVRKNLAKALKEKEKVIVIAHSQGGIIVAAALEKLAKKYQKYLRKLEIYTFACPADEMATMAKCVENFCTTTKPYLEHFVNKQDLVAKLGVLRTEKPRKTDTWGNKLLAVPTLLVNNNDFFEVKIEGDVYVNNRKGHLLNAHYLFDFEKMPYKFDCKHSSKQAKLYRYLDGGCGEVYIGLIED; encoded by the coding sequence ATGTTAATTAGAAAAACTCAAGATTTACTTAGAGATATATTGATTTTTAGTGATAGCGTTTCGCTACGCCCTTGGAAGAATATAACCGCAGTTTTTGGTGAAACTAACACTTGGCACTGTAACGCACCTCGCTCAGAATACAAAATCCTAAAGAAAGATAATTTCAGACAATTAAGTAGGCTGGGAAGCTACTTAAAGGATGCTTTAATCCCTAGACTACAATTTAAAGAGCCTAAGAGTATTTATATTAAATGTGATGATTCCGCCCAAACAGCAAACAAAGAAGCATGGTTTTTTGTTAATGGAGTTGCAACTAATGAAAAAGTGGCTAAATGGAATGGTAAAAGGCTGAGGGACTTATTTAAGCGGCCTATCACGGTTTTATTTAATCCAACTAATGGTTTAGGAATGGATTTAATAGAATGTATTTTTGACAGAACCTTAGAATGGACTAGCGAACCTGCTAAATATGTAAGGAAAAATCTGGCTAAAGCTCTAAAAGAAAAAGAAAAAGTAATAGTTATTGCTCATTCTCAAGGAGGAATAATTGTTGCAGCAGCATTAGAAAAACTAGCTAAAAAGTATCAAAAATATCTTCGTAAACTAGAAATCTACACTTTTGCTTGTCCTGCTGATGAAATGGCAACAATGGCTAAATGTGTTGAAAATTTTTGCACCACCACCAAACCTTATTTAGAGCATTTTGTTAATAAACAAGATCTAGTAGCAAAACTAGGGGTTTTACGAACTGAAAAACCTAGAAAAACAGATACTTGGGGTAATAAACTATTAGCTGTTCCAACATTACTGGTAAATAATAATGATTTCTTTGAGGTAAAAATTGAAGGGGATGTTTATGTAAATAATAGAAAAGGCCATTTGCTAAATGCTCACTATTTATTTGATTTTGAAAAAATGCCGTATAAATTTGATTGTAAGCATTCATCAAAGCAAGCAAAATTATATAGATATTTAGATGGTGGTTGTGGAGAAGTCTATATTGGGTTAATAGAAGATTAG
- a CDS encoding PIN domain-containing protein — protein sequence MNGTAKNPLYHKLEEINTLAKYKSIISTPIYMCEVSLSELCYGAEKSSISSNIYNRIATFRALVPCLSLTTDCWELHGKVKWNIKKSGKNIADFDLLIACVAKTYSCILVTNDNNFNNLPLGFIQVENWAN from the coding sequence ATGAATGGAACCGCCAAAAACCCTTTGTACCATAAGTTAGAAGAAATAAATACCTTAGCAAAATATAAAAGTATAATTTCTACACCTATTTATATGTGTGAAGTTAGTTTAAGTGAACTTTGTTATGGAGCAGAAAAATCTTCCATTTCTTCTAACATCTATAACCGCATTGCTACTTTTAGAGCCTTAGTTCCTTGCTTGTCTCTAACAACTGATTGTTGGGAGTTACATGGCAAAGTTAAATGGAACATTAAAAAAAGTGGAAAAAACATAGCTGATTTTGACCTTCTTATTGCTTGTGTTGCCAAAACTTATAGTTGTATTCTTGTAACTAATGACAATAACTTTAATAACCTTCCTTTAGGCTTTATTCAAGTAGAAAATTGGGCTAACTAA